From a single Candoia aspera isolate rCanAsp1 chromosome 10, rCanAsp1.hap2, whole genome shotgun sequence genomic region:
- the LOC134503178 gene encoding ADP-ribosylation factor 6-like, producing the protein MGKMLSKIFGNKEMRILMLGLDAAGKTTILYKLKLGQPVTTIPTVGFNVETVTYKNVKFNVWDVGGQDKIRPLWRHYYTGTQGLIFVVDCADRDRIDEGRQELHRIINDREMRDAIILVFANKQDLPDAMKPHEIQEKLGLTRIRDRNWYVQPSCATSGEGLYEGLMWLTSNYKS; encoded by the coding sequence ATGGGGAAGATGCTGTCCAAGATCTTTGGTAATAAGGAGATGCGGATTTTGATGCTGGGCTTAGACGCTGCTGGCAAGACCACCATCCTTTACAAGCTCAAGTTGGGCCAACCCGTCACCACCATCCCCACCGTGGGCTTCAACGTGGAGACGGTGACCTACAAGAACGTCAAGTTCAACGTCTGGGATGTCGGGGGTCAGGACAAGATCCGGCCCCTCTGGAGACACTACTACACCGGCACCCAAGGGTTGATCTTTGTAGTGGACTGCGCCGACCGGGATCGGATTGATGAAGGCCGCCAGGAGCTTCACCGTATCATCAACGATCGAGAGATGAGGGACGCCATTATCCTGGTCTTTGCCAACAAGCAGGATCTCCCGGATGCCATGAAACCTCATGAGATCCAGGAGAAACTGGGTCTCACTCGCATTAGGGACAGGAATTGGTACGTCCAGCCGTCTTGCGCAACCTCAGGAGAAGGACTCTATGAAGGCTTAATGTGGCTTACATCTAACTACAAATCTTAA